The Parabacteroides sp. AD58 genome includes a window with the following:
- a CDS encoding DUF6261 family protein gives MKEIQNLSISQLQNEEAFGFFTLVKEEMDNLPADPGEGVAPLKAVKEAYIEKLDAYDEALETSNKLDSVQTVEAADAAADEAWGASYAYSKAMARHPDSMIRNAALSYVAVYEKYGNPTKLAQVKELGVLQNLLTDLEALGDDETIGFTMWREYIAETTASLMDAMNNRTDEQSRIQVGIVKETRLATEAAYRDLVGKVNVVAAYEGDAAYATFIDHMNALIDRQKAILKGRTTRNKKKAQ, from the coding sequence ATGAAGGAAATTCAGAATTTGAGCATCAGTCAATTGCAAAACGAAGAAGCCTTTGGCTTTTTCACGTTGGTGAAGGAAGAAATGGACAATCTGCCAGCCGACCCGGGTGAAGGTGTGGCTCCACTGAAGGCGGTAAAGGAAGCTTATATTGAAAAATTGGATGCGTATGATGAAGCGTTAGAGACTTCCAACAAGTTGGATTCGGTACAGACTGTCGAGGCGGCGGATGCGGCAGCCGACGAGGCGTGGGGCGCGTCTTACGCGTATTCGAAGGCGATGGCACGCCATCCGGATTCGATGATACGCAATGCCGCATTATCGTATGTGGCGGTGTATGAAAAATATGGAAATCCGACGAAGTTGGCTCAGGTGAAGGAACTGGGTGTGTTGCAGAACTTGCTCACGGACCTGGAGGCTCTTGGGGATGACGAGACGATCGGTTTCACGATGTGGCGAGAATACATTGCTGAGACTACGGCTTCATTGATGGATGCCATGAACAACCGTACCGACGAACAAAGCCGCATACAGGTGGGCATTGTGAAGGAAACCCGCTTGGCAACCGAGGCGGCTTATCGGGATTTGGTGGGCAAAGTGAATGTCGTGGCGGCCTATGAGGGCGATGCGGCGTACGCCACGTTTATCGACCATATGAATGCGTTGATCGACCGCCAGAAAGCGATCTTGAAAGGGCGGACAACTCGTAATAAGAAAAAGGCGCAATGA
- a CDS encoding alpha-L-fucosidase, whose translation MSMQLPAQEVASTQTDEQKEKRMEWFEEAKLGIFIHWGIYAVNGVSESWSFYNNYLPYDEYMSQTKGFTASKYNPKEWVDLIQESGARYTVLTTKHHDGVALWDTKAGDLSVVKSTPAGKDLVAPFVEEVRKHGLKLGFYYSLLDWSHPDYPNKTKTETRYKDDPARWNKFVQFNFAQLSELNKTWKPDLYWFDGDWEQSAEAWNSKGIVDLLRSTNPNVIINSRIQGYGDYATPEQGVPVVRPKDKYWELCMTMNDSWGYQHTDTNYKTPYILLRTFVDCLSMGGNLLLDIGPKEDGTIPEEQVAILKEFGRWIKKHKEAVYETRAGIPAEHFQGYTTLNKAGDILYLYLPYRPNGPVEIKGLMNKVNRVWVVGNGTMLSYKVYNKNYWSEVPGNLYIDVPDRVLDEQITVLAVLLDGPVKLYRGEGQVISSN comes from the coding sequence ATGTCAATGCAGCTTCCGGCTCAGGAAGTTGCCAGTACTCAAACAGATGAGCAGAAGGAAAAACGGATGGAATGGTTTGAAGAAGCCAAACTGGGTATCTTCATCCATTGGGGAATCTATGCCGTAAACGGCGTATCGGAAAGTTGGTCTTTCTACAATAATTATCTGCCTTACGATGAATACATGAGCCAGACCAAAGGTTTTACGGCTTCGAAATACAATCCGAAGGAATGGGTGGATTTGATTCAGGAAAGTGGTGCCCGCTATACGGTACTGACCACCAAGCATCACGACGGTGTCGCTTTGTGGGATACGAAGGCAGGCGACCTGAGCGTTGTCAAATCGACTCCGGCCGGAAAGGATCTGGTGGCGCCCTTCGTGGAAGAAGTTCGCAAACATGGACTGAAGTTAGGATTTTATTATTCACTCCTCGACTGGTCGCATCCGGATTATCCGAACAAGACCAAGACAGAAACCCGGTATAAAGACGATCCGGCCCGGTGGAATAAGTTTGTCCAGTTCAATTTTGCCCAATTATCAGAACTGAATAAAACCTGGAAACCGGATCTGTACTGGTTTGACGGCGACTGGGAACAAAGTGCCGAGGCGTGGAACTCCAAAGGAATTGTCGACCTGCTTCGTTCTACTAATCCGAATGTCATTATTAATTCGCGTATTCAGGGATATGGCGACTACGCGACTCCCGAACAAGGTGTCCCGGTTGTCCGGCCGAAAGACAAATACTGGGAGTTATGTATGACGATGAACGATTCGTGGGGATATCAGCATACAGATACAAACTACAAGACGCCCTATATCTTGTTGCGCACGTTTGTTGATTGCCTCAGTATGGGCGGAAACTTATTGCTCGACATTGGTCCTAAAGAAGACGGAACGATCCCGGAAGAGCAGGTGGCTATCCTGAAGGAATTCGGCCGGTGGATCAAGAAGCATAAAGAAGCGGTTTACGAGACACGTGCCGGTATTCCGGCAGAACATTTCCAAGGCTATACCACCTTGAACAAAGCCGGCGACATCCTGTATCTGTATCTGCCGTATCGTCCGAACGGTCCGGTCGAGATTAAGGGATTGATGAACAAGGTAAACCGGGTTTGGGTAGTAGGAAACGGAACGATGCTTTCCTATAAGGTCTACAACAAGAACTACTGGAGCGAAGTTCCAGGCAACTTGTATATTGACGTTCCCGACCGGGTCCTGGATGAGCAAATCACCGTATTGGCCGTCTTACTCGACGGACCTGTCAAATTATACCGTGGAGAAGGACAGGTGATCTCTTCGAACTAA
- a CDS encoding cupin domain-containing protein → MEQKMATISGKNFTSIETGSMNEWKEKIFLKEATGATATEISISTLQPNEATPFFHAHKQNEETYIILSGKGDFQVDDQCFPIQSGSVVRVAPEGSRSMRNTANEPMHYIVVQAKQHSLEQFTFTDATILEQAPLWK, encoded by the coding sequence ATGGAACAGAAAATGGCAACAATCAGCGGTAAGAATTTCACAAGTATTGAAACTGGATCGATGAACGAATGGAAGGAAAAGATCTTCCTGAAAGAAGCGACAGGTGCAACAGCTACCGAGATTTCCATCTCGACATTGCAACCCAACGAGGCTACGCCGTTTTTTCATGCTCACAAGCAGAATGAAGAGACCTATATCATTCTGAGTGGGAAAGGTGATTTCCAGGTAGACGATCAGTGTTTCCCGATTCAAAGCGGCAGTGTAGTTCGCGTAGCTCCCGAAGGAAGCCGTTCGATGCGTAATACAGCCAACGAACCGATGCATTACATCGTTGTACAGGCAAAGCAGCATTCACTGGAACAATTTACCTTTACCGACGCTACGATTCTCGAGCAGGCTCCTTTGTGGAAATAA
- a CDS encoding winged helix-turn-helix transcriptional regulator — protein sequence MKEFHHHKFCPIRDILSRIGSKWSMLVLVTLDANGTMRFNEIQKSIGDISQRMLTLTVRTLEADGLIKRDVYPEVPPRVEYTLTDRGRSLMPLLKELVRWALDNQEQILEERAKLDVPEEVKE from the coding sequence ATGAAAGAATTTCATCATCATAAATTTTGTCCGATTCGGGATATCTTAAGTCGCATTGGCAGTAAATGGTCTATGTTGGTTTTAGTTACATTAGACGCGAACGGTACGATGCGTTTCAACGAGATTCAGAAGTCTATCGGCGATATTTCCCAGCGGATGCTTACATTAACGGTACGTACGCTTGAAGCAGATGGACTGATAAAACGGGATGTCTATCCGGAAGTCCCGCCACGCGTTGAATACACACTGACCGACCGTGGCCGTAGTCTGATGCCCCTGTTGAAAGAATTGGTCCGTTGGGCATTGGATAATCAGGAACAGATTCTGGAGGAAAGAGCTAAACTGGATGTCCCGGAAGAGGTGAAAGAATAA
- a CDS encoding TIGR02757 family protein, translating to MNKKIAEEIRELAKRYHTPDFITRDPIQFPHHFTEKKDIEVSAFITTWITFGKRECVIRKLNEFHQAIDWKPFEFIRDTDNINQVISTMNKGKKFYRFYSYVDLRALCMRLNKIYTVYNSLEEAVMQTEIGPDMHRNAHIHLYKLQSLFSGIKGIPEPSSYSACKRLALFLRWMVRQDKTVDLGIWKQALKPKDLIIPLDTHVTKMAIRLGLIPETKSQTQHIAQQITDQLREVFPDDPCLGDFALFGKGEEEANQKGIE from the coding sequence ATGAACAAGAAAATAGCAGAAGAAATTCGTGAACTGGCGAAGAGATATCATACTCCAGATTTTATTACCCGTGATCCGATCCAGTTTCCTCATCATTTCACAGAGAAAAAGGATATTGAAGTCTCTGCCTTCATCACAACCTGGATTACTTTCGGAAAACGGGAATGTGTTATCCGGAAATTAAACGAATTCCATCAGGCTATTGATTGGAAACCTTTCGAATTCATCCGCGATACAGACAATATCAACCAGGTGATTTCGACGATGAATAAAGGGAAGAAGTTTTATCGGTTCTATTCTTACGTGGATTTAAGAGCCCTTTGCATGAGACTCAATAAGATCTATACCGTCTATAACTCCTTGGAAGAGGCTGTTATGCAGACAGAAATAGGACCGGATATGCACCGAAATGCCCATATTCACCTATATAAATTACAATCATTGTTTTCCGGGATCAAAGGAATCCCTGAGCCATCCAGCTATTCTGCCTGCAAACGCCTGGCTCTATTCCTGCGCTGGATGGTGCGACAAGATAAAACTGTAGATTTAGGTATCTGGAAACAGGCTCTTAAGCCCAAAGACCTGATTATTCCGTTAGATACGCACGTAACCAAAATGGCAATCCGCCTCGGACTGATTCCAGAGACTAAATCACAAACGCAGCATATTGCCCAGCAGATTACGGATCAGTTAAGAGAAGTATTCCCGGATGATCCTTGCTTAGGAGATTTTGCTCTCTTCGGGAAAGGGGAAGAAGAGGCTAATCAAAAGGGAATCGAGTAG
- a CDS encoding DNA alkylation repair protein — translation MKTASFIIDELQSVASTEKAAHLSRFFKTGPGEYGEGDSFMGIPVPLTRNIAKANIDTPLEELQILIHSPWHEARLCALLILVERVKKKKTTDEERCNIYQFYLKNTRHCNNWDLVDLSCPTIVGGYLLHQPDHSLLYRLAESDNLWEQRIAIVSTIALIRHDQFDDTLALSRQLMNHKHDLMHKAVGWMLREIGKRNRDVLSEFLDEYATRLPRTALRYAIEHYPEEERQDFLRKK, via the coding sequence ATGAAAACGGCTTCTTTTATCATAGACGAACTCCAATCGGTCGCATCAACCGAAAAAGCAGCACATTTGAGCCGCTTTTTCAAAACTGGTCCCGGAGAATATGGGGAAGGTGACAGCTTCATGGGTATTCCCGTTCCGCTGACGCGCAACATTGCCAAAGCGAATATAGATACGCCGCTGGAAGAATTACAAATCCTGATCCATTCTCCATGGCATGAAGCAAGGCTTTGTGCGCTACTCATCCTTGTAGAACGCGTCAAGAAGAAAAAGACGACTGATGAGGAACGCTGTAACATCTACCAGTTTTATCTGAAGAATACCCGACACTGTAACAACTGGGATCTGGTCGATTTAAGTTGTCCGACTATCGTAGGCGGTTATCTTCTGCATCAGCCAGACCATAGTCTGCTGTACCGGTTGGCCGAAAGTGACAACCTGTGGGAGCAACGCATTGCGATTGTCTCTACCATAGCCCTCATCCGCCACGATCAGTTTGACGACACCCTTGCCCTTTCCAGGCAACTGATGAACCATAAGCACGACCTTATGCACAAAGCCGTTGGCTGGATGCTTCGTGAAATCGGTAAGCGCAACCGGGATGTCCTTTCCGAGTTTCTCGATGAATATGCCACCCGTTTACCCCGCACGGCTCTTCGTTATGCCATCGAGCATTATCCGGAAGAGGAAAGACAGGATTTCCTCCGAAAGAAGTAA
- a CDS encoding 2-hydroxyacid dehydrogenase family protein: MIKVLVTYDMFREGFTELEKLYDVTFPEGRDFSYEEVYEMIPEYDVLCSMFDFPVNKKLVDHAPKLKLVSNYAVGYNNIDVAYCIEKGITVTNTPAPVTAPTANIALGLMLDVARRITECDRKLRRLGKQMKVGVLENLGIPIDGKTLGIIGMGRIGQALAKRAVACNMHILYHNRHRLSPEEEASIPARYVSKEELLAQSDFVSLNAPYTPETYHLIGEEEFKQMKSSAVLINTARGPLVDEHALVKALQDGTIHGAGLDVFEFGDHPLPELLELENVVLTPHIGTQTYETRVIMAQTVCNNVIGFLEGDRPITRVLHP; this comes from the coding sequence ATGATAAAAGTATTAGTAACCTACGATATGTTCCGTGAAGGATTTACAGAGCTGGAAAAGCTGTATGATGTAACTTTCCCTGAAGGACGAGATTTTTCCTACGAAGAAGTATATGAAATGATCCCGGAATACGATGTTCTGTGTTCAATGTTCGACTTTCCGGTCAATAAGAAACTAGTGGATCATGCTCCAAAATTGAAACTGGTATCCAACTATGCCGTCGGATATAACAATATTGACGTGGCATATTGCATAGAAAAAGGAATCACCGTGACGAATACACCGGCACCGGTTACAGCTCCGACCGCAAATATTGCGTTGGGATTAATGCTTGATGTGGCACGCCGTATAACAGAATGCGACCGTAAACTACGTCGGTTAGGAAAACAGATGAAGGTTGGTGTGCTGGAGAATTTAGGTATTCCTATTGACGGAAAGACATTAGGTATAATCGGTATGGGACGTATCGGACAGGCTTTGGCCAAACGGGCAGTAGCGTGTAACATGCATATTCTGTATCATAATCGCCATCGGTTGTCACCCGAAGAAGAAGCTTCCATCCCTGCCCGCTACGTATCCAAAGAGGAATTACTGGCTCAATCGGATTTTGTTTCCCTCAATGCACCTTATACACCCGAGACCTATCACCTCATCGGAGAAGAGGAATTCAAGCAGATGAAGTCTTCAGCCGTATTAATCAATACAGCCCGTGGTCCGTTAGTCGACGAACATGCGTTGGTAAAAGCTTTACAAGACGGAACCATTCATGGCGCCGGCCTGGATGTTTTCGAATTTGGCGATCATCCATTGCCCGAATTATTAGAGTTGGAGAATGTCGTTCTTACACCCCACATCGGGACCCAGACATACGAAACTCGTGTCATCATGGCACAAACCGTTTGTAATAATGTAATCGGTTTCCTGGAAGGCGACCGTCCTATCACCCGTGTATTGCATCCATGA
- a CDS encoding nucleoside recognition domain-containing protein yields the protein MVLNYIWIAFFLIAFVVAACKLLFLGDTNVFTEIINASFASAKTGFEISLGLTGILSLWLGIMKIGEKGGVIQAFARMASPVFSKLFPDIPKDHPVTGSIFMNLSANLLGLDNAATPMGLKAMTQLQEFNREKDTASNPMIMFLCINASGLTLIPITIMMYRAQLGAANPSDVFLPIMLATFISTLVAILAVCFKQKINILQRNLLLFFGGMAVLIGGLIWLFHSMTQEQVSLYSTLFANTLLFTIICGFILSGVRKKLNVYDAFIEGAKEGFQTAITIIPYLVAILVGIGIFRASGAMDFLIEGVRFCVGSLGLNTDFVEALPTILMKPLSGSGARGMMLDAMNTYGADSFVGRLSSIVQGSCDTTFYVVALYYGSVGIKNTRYTVPCALLADLAGAIAAIAMAYLFFG from the coding sequence ATGGTACTGAATTATATTTGGATTGCTTTCTTTCTGATAGCTTTTGTCGTAGCTGCCTGCAAATTGCTTTTCTTGGGCGACACGAATGTCTTTACGGAGATTATCAATGCTTCGTTTGCCTCAGCGAAAACAGGCTTTGAGATCTCATTGGGGCTGACCGGTATATTATCTCTCTGGTTAGGTATTATGAAGATTGGAGAGAAAGGAGGCGTGATTCAGGCATTTGCGCGGATGGCTTCTCCGGTATTCAGTAAGCTTTTTCCGGATATACCGAAAGATCATCCGGTGACCGGCTCTATTTTCATGAACTTGTCGGCAAATCTCTTGGGATTGGATAATGCGGCTACGCCGATGGGACTGAAAGCGATGACACAGTTGCAGGAATTCAACCGGGAGAAAGACACCGCCAGTAATCCTATGATTATGTTCCTTTGCATCAACGCCTCCGGATTGACGCTTATTCCCATTACGATCATGATGTATCGGGCGCAATTAGGAGCAGCCAATCCTTCGGATGTCTTCTTACCAATTATGTTGGCTACATTTATTTCTACGTTGGTGGCTATCTTGGCGGTCTGTTTTAAGCAGAAGATAAATATCCTGCAACGGAACTTATTGCTTTTCTTTGGCGGTATGGCAGTTTTGATTGGTGGCCTGATCTGGTTGTTCCATTCGATGACACAAGAACAGGTTTCTCTCTACTCTACCCTTTTTGCCAATACTTTGCTGTTTACCATTATCTGCGGATTTATCCTGAGTGGCGTCCGTAAAAAGCTGAATGTCTATGATGCTTTTATTGAAGGAGCGAAAGAAGGCTTCCAGACGGCCATTACGATTATACCTTATTTGGTTGCTATCTTAGTTGGAATTGGGATTTTCCGTGCTTCGGGAGCGATGGATTTCCTGATTGAAGGTGTTCGGTTCTGTGTAGGTTCTCTGGGCTTGAATACCGACTTTGTAGAGGCTCTTCCTACTATTCTGATGAAACCGTTAAGCGGAAGTGGTGCGCGCGGTATGATGCTCGATGCGATGAATACGTATGGAGCGGACTCATTTGTGGGTCGTTTGTCTTCTATTGTCCAAGGTTCGTGTGATACTACATTTTATGTAGTCGCGCTTTATTATGGAAGTGTAGGCATTAAGAATACCCGATATACGGTTCCCTGTGCTTTACTGGCAGATTTGGCCGGAGCGATTGCGGCTATAGCTATGGCTTATTTATTCTTTGGATAG
- a CDS encoding ATP-binding protein → MNRKYPIGIQSFENIRKEGYLYVDKTALVYQLVQTGKYYFLSRPRRFGKSLLLSTLQAYYEGKKELFEGLAMASLEKDWKTYPVLHLDLNAQRYDSVDSLTSILNDTLCEWERLYGTQESETTLSLRFKGVIQRAAEKTGRNVVVLIDEYDKPMLQAIHNKELQSNYRNILKAFYGVLKSKDAYLQFALLTGVTKFSKVSVFSDLNNIEDITLIRDFAGLCGISEEELYATLSTDIQELAEAVGMSYEDTCRRLKEQYDGYHFAERTSGMYNPFSLLNVLKSKQFRNYWFETGTPTYLVELLKENHYPLEHLTYEQATADTLTGIDTVDSSPIPVLYQSGYLTIKDYDPEFETYTLGFPNKEVEEGFTRFLLPYYAHIRSGSSAFHIVNFVKEVRSGDIDGFMKRLQSFFSDTPYELVRDLELHYQNVLFIIFRLVGFYTQAEYHTSEGRVDLVIRTDQFIYVMEFKLDGTAEEALQQIEEKQYALPFASDPRRLFKVGVNFSNATRNIEKWLVR, encoded by the coding sequence ATGAACAGAAAATATCCGATAGGCATCCAGAGTTTTGAGAATATCCGCAAGGAAGGATATTTGTATGTGGACAAGACCGCCTTGGTCTATCAGCTGGTTCAGACGGGAAAGTATTATTTCCTGAGTCGTCCCCGCCGTTTTGGAAAGAGTCTGTTGCTTTCAACCTTGCAGGCTTATTATGAAGGGAAGAAAGAACTGTTCGAAGGCTTGGCGATGGCTTCATTGGAAAAAGACTGGAAAACTTACCCGGTATTGCATTTGGATTTGAATGCTCAGCGCTATGATTCGGTAGATAGCTTGACTTCTATTCTGAATGATACCTTATGTGAGTGGGAACGTCTTTATGGAACACAGGAAAGTGAAACGACGTTATCTCTCCGCTTTAAGGGTGTTATTCAACGGGCGGCTGAGAAAACAGGCCGGAATGTGGTGGTCTTGATTGACGAATACGACAAACCCATGCTACAGGCAATCCATAATAAAGAGCTCCAATCTAACTATCGGAATATCCTGAAGGCTTTTTATGGAGTACTGAAAAGCAAGGACGCTTATCTGCAGTTTGCGTTGCTGACCGGTGTGACAAAGTTCAGTAAGGTTAGTGTATTCAGTGACTTGAATAATATTGAAGATATAACGCTTATCCGAGATTTTGCAGGCTTATGCGGTATCAGTGAAGAGGAATTATATGCAACATTATCGACAGATATTCAAGAGTTGGCAGAAGCTGTCGGTATGAGTTATGAGGATACTTGCCGAAGATTGAAGGAACAGTATGACGGTTATCATTTTGCTGAACGTACATCCGGTATGTACAATCCGTTTAGTTTGTTGAATGTGTTGAAGAGTAAGCAATTCCGTAATTACTGGTTCGAGACAGGAACGCCGACGTATCTGGTGGAATTACTGAAAGAGAATCATTATCCGTTGGAACATCTGACGTATGAACAGGCGACGGCCGATACGCTGACCGGCATTGATACGGTGGATTCATCTCCGATCCCGGTACTTTATCAGAGCGGTTATCTGACGATCAAGGATTATGATCCGGAATTTGAGACTTATACATTGGGTTTCCCGAATAAGGAAGTGGAAGAAGGCTTTACCCGCTTCCTATTGCCTTATTATGCGCATATCCGTTCGGGCAGTTCGGCTTTTCATATCGTGAACTTTGTCAAGGAAGTGCGTTCGGGTGATATAGACGGATTCATGAAACGTCTTCAGAGTTTCTTCTCGGATACGCCATACGAGCTGGTACGAGATTTGGAATTGCATTACCAGAATGTCCTGTTCATCATCTTCCGCTTGGTAGGATTTTATACACAGGCCGAATATCATACATCCGAAGGACGTGTGGATTTAGTCATTCGCACGGACCAGTTCATCTATGTAATGGAATTTAAGTTAGACGGTACGGCCGAGGAAGCCTTACAGCAGATAGAAGAAAAGCAGTACGCTTTGCCTTTCGCATCCGATCCGCGTCGCTTGTTCAAAGTAGGTGTGAACTTCAGCAACGCGACTCGGAATATCGAGAAATGGCTGGTGAGATAA
- a CDS encoding alpha/beta hydrolase, producing the protein MKRIVVLIILSCLCAWQAIAADYRYERNIAYRQTNDTYADSMCRLDIAYPANAKEAPVVVWFHGGGLTGGKREIPEALLKEGLIVVGVEYRLSPKVTIPEIIDDATQAVSWTFDHIAQYGGSTQKIYLSGHSAGGYLIDLVGLNKSLLKKYGKDADQIAGLIPFSGQVITHFEARRRMGMPPLQPLIDSIAPLYYVRKDCPPILIISADREKELYGRYEEQAFFHRLFKLLGHPDATLYELDGYDHGNMPIASFPLLLQFIREHEKK; encoded by the coding sequence ATGAAAAGAATTGTTGTGCTAATCATCTTAAGTTGCCTTTGTGCCTGGCAAGCAATAGCTGCCGATTACCGTTACGAACGAAACATTGCCTACCGACAGACAAATGACACGTATGCCGATTCGATGTGCCGGCTGGATATCGCTTATCCGGCCAATGCCAAGGAAGCTCCCGTGGTTGTCTGGTTTCACGGAGGTGGCCTGACCGGAGGAAAGCGGGAAATACCGGAGGCGTTATTAAAAGAAGGTTTGATCGTTGTAGGAGTTGAATACCGCTTGTCACCAAAAGTAACTATCCCGGAGATCATTGATGACGCGACACAAGCTGTCAGCTGGACATTCGATCACATTGCCCAATACGGAGGAAGTACCCAAAAGATTTATTTATCGGGTCATTCTGCCGGAGGTTATCTGATTGATTTAGTAGGATTGAATAAAAGCTTATTAAAGAAATACGGAAAGGATGCCGACCAGATAGCCGGACTGATTCCCTTCAGCGGACAAGTCATTACACACTTTGAAGCTCGCCGCCGCATGGGAATGCCGCCATTACAACCCTTGATCGATTCGATAGCTCCGCTCTATTACGTTAGGAAAGACTGTCCGCCTATCCTGATTATCTCAGCCGACAGGGAAAAGGAATTGTACGGAAGATATGAAGAGCAGGCATTCTTCCACCGTTTATTCAAGTTATTGGGGCATCCGGATGCAACACTGTATGAACTGGACGGATATGATCACGGGAATATGCCGATAGCTTCTTTCCCATTACTCCTGCAATTTATCCGTGAACACGAAAAGAAATAA
- a CDS encoding nucleotidyltransferase substrate binding protein, which produces MDVDVRWKQRFQNFDKAFKRLTDAIQIIRNDPDNVLLQAGLIQIYEFTFELAWKTLKDYLEMEGFTVPSPRATLRQAFQCGYIQQGDVWLKALNDRNLTAHTYDDEVAKEVIADIQQTYYFLLKDLHQWLMGL; this is translated from the coding sequence ATGGATGTAGATGTTCGATGGAAGCAACGTTTCCAAAACTTTGATAAAGCATTTAAACGACTAACGGACGCGATTCAGATCATTCGGAATGATCCGGATAATGTCTTGTTGCAAGCCGGATTGATACAAATCTATGAGTTTACTTTTGAACTGGCTTGGAAGACGTTGAAAGATTATCTGGAAATGGAAGGCTTTACGGTTCCTTCGCCCCGGGCAACGCTTCGGCAGGCGTTTCAATGTGGCTATATTCAGCAGGGAGATGTATGGCTGAAGGCTTTGAATGACCGTAATCTGACGGCTCATACCTACGATGATGAGGTCGCAAAAGAAGTTATCGCTGATATTCAGCAGACGTATTATTTCTTACTAAAAGATTTGCACCAATGGTTGATGGGATTGTAA
- a CDS encoding nucleotidyltransferase family protein, whose product MVDGIVNMGLSEKELAILRHILSRYPHIEEAVVFGSRAKGNYKPASDIDLAIKGEDLEKDDLSAVLADLEASLLPYFVDVVLYRRIQNEALKEHIDRVGRTIYRRDK is encoded by the coding sequence ATGGTTGATGGGATTGTAAATATGGGATTGTCGGAAAAGGAACTGGCGATATTGCGGCACATTTTATCCCGTTATCCGCATATAGAAGAAGCCGTTGTTTTTGGTTCCCGGGCAAAAGGAAACTATAAACCGGCGTCCGATATTGATTTGGCTATTAAGGGAGAAGACCTTGAGAAGGATGATCTTTCGGCTGTCCTAGCGGATTTGGAAGCCTCACTGTTACCTTATTTTGTGGATGTCGTCTTATATCGGCGCATTCAAAATGAGGCATTGAAAGAACATATTGACCGGGTTGGCCGAACCATTTACCGACGAGATAAATAA
- the ybeY gene encoding rRNA maturation RNase YbeY, with translation MAIAFYAEDTELPAINKQAVSGWVRAVAATYGKKTGDISYIFCSDEKILEVNRQYLQHDYYTDIITFDYTEGNKISGDLFISLDTVKTNAEAFHTSYNEELHRTIIHGILHLCGINDKGPGEREIMEANENKALAILPEECKQ, from the coding sequence ATGGCAATAGCTTTTTATGCGGAAGATACTGAACTTCCGGCAATCAATAAACAGGCAGTGAGCGGTTGGGTGAGAGCTGTGGCTGCGACGTATGGCAAAAAAACGGGCGACATCAGTTATATATTCTGTTCGGACGAAAAGATCCTGGAAGTCAACCGCCAGTATTTGCAACACGATTATTATACGGATATCATTACGTTCGATTATACGGAGGGAAACAAGATTTCCGGCGATTTGTTCATCAGCCTGGATACGGTCAAGACGAATGCCGAGGCTTTTCATACTTCATATAACGAGGAATTGCACCGGACTATTATCCACGGGATTCTGCATCTTTGCGGAATCAACGACAAAGGTCCGGGCGAACGGGAAATCATGGAGGCAAACGAAAATAAAGCCTTGGCGATTTTACCGGAAGAATGCAAGCAGTGA